One Sediminibacillus dalangtanensis genomic region harbors:
- a CDS encoding RrF2 family transcriptional regulator, translated as MNSEFTLAVHSLTYLALHPGQMATSNAIAESTAVHPVRVRKVLGLLRKQGYIATKEGCAGGFILRVNPEEIGLHEIYKITSEGTLIPKCSPANPDCVVGANMKSTLTTIFGNAEKQLESFLAGYSINDVAMLVRNHPSKPISEIVTDL; from the coding sequence GTGAACAGTGAATTCACCTTGGCCGTACACAGTTTAACTTATCTGGCATTGCATCCAGGTCAGATGGCTACAAGTAATGCTATTGCAGAGAGTACTGCTGTTCATCCTGTCAGGGTACGGAAGGTATTGGGATTACTTCGTAAGCAAGGGTACATCGCAACGAAAGAAGGGTGTGCCGGTGGTTTCATTTTGCGGGTAAATCCCGAAGAAATAGGGCTGCACGAAATATATAAAATAACCTCCGAAGGTACTTTGATCCCTAAATGCTCCCCAGCAAATCCAGACTGTGTAGTAGGGGCAAATATGAAGAGTACGTTAACAACGATTTTCGGGAATGCTGAAAAACAGTTAGAAAGTTTTTTGGCTGGTTATAGTATAAACGACGTAGCAATGTTGGTGAGAAACCATCCGTCTAAACCAATTTCAGAAATAGTTACTGACCTATAA
- a CDS encoding OsmC family protein, with the protein MKNSIKWNKKMSFTGSTPSGHQVHMDASEEVGGENSGARPTELLLNAVAGCTSIDIISILKKMRLKPESFEVEIDGERAEEHPKRFTTIHVHYVLEGDLPEEKVVRAIQLSKDTYCSVAHSVNAELTVSYSINGEQGTQKIS; encoded by the coding sequence ATGAAAAACAGTATAAAATGGAACAAGAAAATGTCTTTTACTGGCTCTACGCCTTCCGGCCATCAAGTACATATGGATGCTTCCGAAGAGGTCGGTGGGGAAAATAGCGGAGCACGGCCAACTGAATTACTGTTAAATGCTGTAGCTGGATGCACCTCTATCGATATCATTTCCATCCTGAAAAAAATGCGACTGAAACCTGAGTCATTTGAAGTGGAAATTGACGGTGAACGTGCAGAAGAGCATCCTAAAAGGTTCACCACTATTCATGTTCACTACGTCCTGGAGGGGGATCTACCCGAAGAAAAGGTAGTCAGAGCCATTCAATTATCAAAAGATACGTATTGTTCTGTAGCGCATTCCGTCAATGCGGAGTTAACCGTAAGTTACTCGATAAATGGGGAACAAGGCACACAGAAAATTTCATAG